One window of the Periophthalmus magnuspinnatus isolate fPerMag1 chromosome 17, fPerMag1.2.pri, whole genome shotgun sequence genome contains the following:
- the LOC117385521 gene encoding calpain-10-like, translating into MERGGKAEDEDASLFVDSEFPADDSALLSDCSTPIAKLKGTITWLRPQEICQSPELFPEDISLGHAKQGLLGDCWLLCACTVLLQNKHLLNKVIPLDQPTWGGSGYKGFFRFCFWQYGHWKDVIIDDLLPCIDLKLCFSRCLSPTSFWVALLEKACAKHYGSYERLWAGKVSEAWVDLTGGLAEHWSLGSIGTEEENVKQQDTDPVRRRPDLVKFVRDNCILSCSINSRTTVEEATELGQYHALNVLEWLEVSTVSGDKVHLLRIRNPWGRCCWTGSWGEGGDNWSSLDPLCAMDLQARISQGEFWLDEEEFVSMFDDVTAGYKVDENGHIRSIYSGNMLEHRHQLAGEWIKGFSAGGSRNSNSYRTNPKYWLKVRERGEVLVSLLQHKENKRMDKSVQMLCEDLRMNKHQHYQAIALHIWKVEKKHFNLSQVLNKAPFASTHCHAYDREVVLHQELEPGYYLMIPSTYQPEAEAQFLIRVFSSSSTSLSALKSPARLLPLTLGGEWENSYFHGAWVKGSTAGGSRNFHSHWCNPRFLFSVCNDTMETPGVNIKITLHQNSPENELHPIGFHIYKTQDGLSQSESSKNEPVASCIPHCYNQVVTLPCNLSPGVYTIVPSTYEPDCPANFSLCISQRLHRKVVRCQETLGRAIQETSCTSLMQN; encoded by the exons atggagagaggagggaaagcagaggatgaagacGCCAGTTTGTTTGTGGACTCTGAATTTCCTGCAGATGACTCAGCCCTGTTGTCAGATTGCTCCACTCCCATCGCTAAACTGAAGGGCACCATCACCTGGCTGCGTCCCCAG GAGATCTGCCAGTCACCAGAATTATTCCCTGAAGATATCAGCTTGGGTCATGCAAAGCAGGGTTTATTGGGAGACTGCTGGCTCCTTTGTGCCTGCACCGTCTTactgcaaaacaaacatttactaaACAAG GTGATTCCTCTAGACCAGCCTACATGGGGAGGCAGTGGATACAAAGGGTTTTTtcgtttttgtttttggcaGTATGGTCACTGGAAAGATGTTATCATTGATGACCTTTTGCCATGCATTGATTTAAAACTATGCTTTTCACGGTGCCTTTCTCCAACTTCCTTTTGGGTAGCATTGTTGGAAAAAGCCTGTGCCAA GCACTATGGCTCTTATGAGAGACTTTGGGCAGGGAAAGTATCTGAGGCTTGGGTTGACCTTACTGGTGGCCTGGCAGAGCACTGGAGTTTGGGTAGCATTggaacagaagaagaaaatgttAAACAACAAGACACAGATCCAGTCAGAAGGAGACCAGATCTTGTGAAGTTTGTGAGAGATAATTGCATACTTAGCTGCTCTATTAACAGCAGGACAACAG TTGAAGAGGCCACTGAGCTGGGTCAGTATCATGCCCTAAATGTCTTAGAGTGGCTTGAAGTGAGCACGGTGTCTGGAGACAAAGTACATCTTCTCCGGATTAGAAACCCCTGGGGCAGATGCTGTTGGACTGGGTCCTGGGGTGAAGG TGGTGATAATTGGAGCTCTCTTGATCCTCTATGTGCGATGGATTTGCAAGCAAGAATTTCACAAGGGGAATTCTGGTTGGATGAAGAAGAGTTCGTATCTATGTTTGATGATGTTACTGCAGGATATAAAGTTGATGAGAATGGACACATTAGAAGCATTTACTCAG GAAACATGTTAGAACACCGTCACCAGCTGGCTGGTGAGTGGATAAAGGGATTCTCTGCTGGCGGTAGTAGGAACAGCAATAGCTACAGGACTAATCCAAAGTACTGGCTCAAAgttagagaaagaggagaggtatTAGTATCACTCTTGCAGCATAAAGAAAATAAGAGGATGGACAAATCAGTACAAATGCTATGTGAAGACCTCAGAATGAATAAGCACCAGCATTACCAAGCTATTGCTCTGCACATTTGGAAG GTGGAGAAGAAACATTTCAATTTAAGCCAAGTGTTAAATAAAGCTCCATTTGCTTCAACTCACTGCCATGCATATGATAGAGAAGTGGTCCTCCATCAGGAGCTTGAGCCTGGATACTACCTTATGATACCCAGCACTTACCAGCCAGAAGCTGAGGCCCAATTCCTTATAAGGGTCTTCTCTTCTTCATCCACTTCTCTCAg TGCATTGAAAAGCCCAGCTCGGTTACTGCCATTAACACTTGGTGGAGAATGGGAGAATAGTTACTTTCATGGAGCTTGGGTCAAGGGAAGCACTGCTGGAGGAAGCAGGAATTTCCATTCTCACTGGTGCAACCCACGCTTTCTGTTTAGTGTGTGCAATGACACCATGGAAACCCCAGGAGTCAACATCAAAATCACATTGCACCAAAACTCCCCTGAAAACGAATTACACCCAATTGGCTTTCACATCTACAAG ACTCAAGATGGGCTATCTCAGTCTGAGTCTTCAAAAAATGAACCTGTAGCCAGCTGTATTCCTCACTGCTACAACCAGGTTGTGACTCTACCGTGCAATCTTTCTCCTGGAGTTTACACCATTGTGCCATCTACATACGAGCCTGACTGCCCTGCCAACTTCTCCCTTTGCATATCTCAAAGGTTACACAG GAAAGTGGTGAGATGTCAAGAGACGCTTGGAAGAGCCATTCAAGAG ACATCTTGTACATCTTTGATGCAGAACTAG